In Arachis stenosperma cultivar V10309 chromosome 1, arast.V10309.gnm1.PFL2, whole genome shotgun sequence, one DNA window encodes the following:
- the LOC130937617 gene encoding uncharacterized protein LOC130937617 encodes MPIINKASMQNIFYIQWQTQVQQPQIEFYVDFENVEANEIQNDSDIVDDRAAVYERMNSYNEEDFEATYEAGDEDENGDVGVEAAMESVVVPSAVSQLMDIPSFMRNLNFDAMHASEFPEYVNIGVANLEDGEFRIGMEYSSRKSVVAAIRGYTISRGINYNVYESEP; translated from the exons ATGCCGATCATTAACAAAGCGAGTATGCAGAATATATTCTATATTCAATGGCAGACTCAGGTGCAACAGCCACAGATTGAGTTTTATGTTGACTTTGAAAACGTAGAGGCAAATGAGATTCAAAATGATTCAGATATAGTGGATGATAGAGCTGCAGTGTACGAAAGAATGAACAGTTACAACGAAGAAGACTTCGAAGCTACTTATGAAGCCGGCGATGAAGACGAGAATGGTGATGTGGGAGTTGAGGCAGCAATGGAGAGTGTAGTGGTTCCTTCTGCAGTTAGTCAACTGATGGATATTCCATCTTTTATGCGTAATTTGAATTTTGACGCGATGCATGCATCGGAGTTCCCAGAATATGTAAACATAG GTGTTGCTAATCTTGAGGATGGAGAGTTCAGGATTGGAATGGAATATAGTTCTAGAAAGTCGGTCGTTGCAGCAATTAGAGGTTATACTATCTCTAGAGGAATCAACTACAATGTGTATGAGTCTGAACCATAG